In Heyndrickxia vini, the sequence CAACATATGAAGATGATCTTGTAAAGAGGCTTCCATCGCCATAATTCCGGGGTCATGTATAGACTCTATTTCCTCTTTTAATCTTCGCAATTCTATCTCGTACTTACCTCTCACCTTTGGAACCGGCATTTTCAGCGCCCAGTTTAGCGCCTCGTCCTCCGTACTCACATTAATCAGCATATATTCCATGATAAGCCCTTGGTTTACTGGAAACGGGCCAGCCAATATCTCTGGTTTTCTACCTTTCTTTGGATATGTTATTCTTAATCCAGTTGAACTTGGCTGAAGCTCTTCATCGGCAAGAAATATACCTTTTTGAGCCAGTGACTTCTTATACGAAGTCATTGCTTCAAGATAATCCTTTCCGTCGGCTACTCCTGCCTCCGAGTACTCTGTGGCTTTGACAATCAATAAAAATCTCATTGCTTTTCCCTCCTCGTATTAGTTGGAAGGAATGGGGAGCAAAATAGACTGCTCAACTATTCCTTTACCAACACGACGAATAAGGAACGAGATAATCGACAAGGCTGGGAAAAAATTATGTAGATTTTCCTTTTTCACATTCCATCGCGCGATTTAATAGTAGGGATCGTTCACGTTCATTCTGGGTTAGTGATGCAGCACGTTCAAATTCTGCCCGAGCTTCATCATAGCGCCCTAGCTTAACAAGGAGATCCCCGCGAACACTTGGCAATAGATGATATTTCTTTAAGGATGGGTCAGCATTTAACACGTCGACAATCTGGATGCCAATGTCCGGACCAAATGCCATGGATATAGCAACTGCCCGATTTAACTCTACGATTGGGGAGGGCATGACAATCGAAAGCGCTTCGTAAAGAGCAGCAATTCGAGGCCAATCCGTATCCTCTGGAGTCAGTGCCTGAGCATGGCAGGCAGAAATTGCTGCCTGCA encodes:
- a CDS encoding YciI family protein; amino-acid sequence: MRFLLIVKATEYSEAGVADGKDYLEAMTSYKKSLAQKGIFLADEELQPSSTGLRITYPKKGRKPEILAGPFPVNQGLIMEYMLINVSTEDEALNWALKMPVPKVRGKYEIELRRLKEEIESIHDPGIMAMEASLQDHLHMLKKI